The following coding sequences lie in one Cydia strobilella chromosome 20, ilCydStro3.1, whole genome shotgun sequence genomic window:
- the LOC134750463 gene encoding uncharacterized protein LOC134750463, with product MKCVLFVACVVAVRGYSIGDNEVITPRLSTSEDLLDSVISDCFDTSEPSACLKVKVLSYLDTQLGVNKESARSFDDKNIDKVIFDRVGRILNANEFRFKLPEFIFQNAEVSYRADRGFDVEFPEETENGEARGLLKKKLLLPVLLLLKLKMKAIMPILVAIIGIKAVKALILSKLAITLVLGFLIYNLVMKKGAMPMMMAPTDAPPAPQYGPPASQYGPPSTPAAPTDSYGSPQWEPSSSGPYSRVWDPSQIAYSSYFPSESSSSGSQSPSYSSVASISTASSSSSSPTY from the exons ATGAAGTGCGTTTTATTTGTGGCTTGTGTGGTTGCTGTGAGGGGGTACAGCATAGGGGACAATGAGGTTATCACCCCGCGTTTGAGTACAAGTGAGGATCTGTTGGACAGTGTTATCAGTGATTGTTTCGACACGAGCGAGCCTTCAGCATGTCTTAAAGTCAAAGTGCTTTCATACCTGGATACGCAGCTCGGAGTGAACAAGGAGTCGGCACGGTCTTTCGACGACAAGAACATCGATAAAGTGATCTTCGATCGTGTTGGGAGGATTCTGAACGCAAACGAGTTCAGGTTCAAACTGCCGGAGTTCATCTTCCAGAATGCTGAAGTGTCGTACAGGGCTGATCGGGGATTCGATGTTGAATTCCCTGAGGAGACTGAAAATGGGGAAG CTCGTGGCCTCTTGAAGAAGAAGCTTCTGCTCCCCGTGCTGCTGCTCTTGAAGCTGAAGATGAAGGCGATCATGCCCATCCTGGTGGCCATCATCGGCATTAAGGCTGTCAAGGCCCTGATCCTCAGCAAGCTGGCCATCACCCTTGTGCTTGGATTCTTGATCTACAATCTGGTTATGAAGAAGGGAG CTATGCCCATGATGATGGCCCCAACCGACGCCCCGCCAGCGCCCCAATATGGACCCCCCGCCTCACAATACGGACCCCCCTCCACCCCCGCCGCTCCCACGGACTCCTACGGCAGCCCCCAATGGGAGCCTTCAAGCTCCGGCCCGTACTCTCGCGTCTGGGACCCTAGTCAGATCGCTTACAGCTCGTACTTCCCTAGCGAATCTAGCTCGTCTGGTTCACAGTCTCCTAGCTACTCCAGCGTAGCTTCCATCTCGACTGCTTCGTCATCATCATCCTCGCCCACCTACTAG